From one Anopheles cruzii chromosome 3, idAnoCruzAS_RS32_06, whole genome shotgun sequence genomic stretch:
- the LOC128275565 gene encoding calcium load-activated calcium channel — protein sequence MWSDTLLIVFISIFTALLGEGLTWVLVYRTEKYQKLKGEVEKQSKKLEKRKETLGESLDKSHKKKIERDEEKLKNNNRDLSLVKMKSMFAIGFAFTALLSMFNSIFDGRIVARLPFLPISWIQGLSHRNLPGDDYTECSFIFLYILCTMSIRQNIQKMLGFAPSRAASKQAGGLFGPTPGQFK from the exons ATGTGGTCTGATACGCTGCTAATCGTCTTTATCTCGATTTTCACTGCACTATTGGGCGAAG GTCTCACATGGGTCCTGGTTTATCGCACGGAAAAGTACCAGAAACTGAAGGGCgaagtagaaaaacaaagcaagaaAT TGGAGAAACGTAAAGAAACGCTTGGAGAGTCGTTGGACAAGAGCCACAAGAAGAAAATTGAACGGGATGAAGAAAAACTGAAGAACAACAACCGTGATCTGTCGCTAGTCAAAATGAAATCGATGTTTGCTATCGGTTTTGCCTTCACCGCCCTGCTCAGCATGTTCAATAGCAT CTTCGACGGCCGAATTGTGGCCCGTCTTCCGTTCCTGCCGATTTCCTGGATCCAGGGACTGAGCCACCGAAATCTGCCCGGCGATGACTACACGGAATGCTCCTTTATTTTCCTGTACATCCTCTGCACGATGTCGATTCGACAGAACATACAAAAAATGCTTGGCTTTGCACCATCGCGGGCTGCAAGCAAGCAAGCTGGAGGTCTCTTCGGACCCACTCCAGGACAATTTAAGTAA
- the LOC128271918 gene encoding probable 26S proteasome non-ATPase regulatory subunit 3, producing the protein MVTQAATTSSADSQPIVDVEMESAEDAEAAKKDAELLAVQEIRDHARQIDKAVVSKEPRFILRVLRSLPTTRKKLGLVVVRSLAVQLYPAGSERDGIMAYIEDYPAGAQEPELPRPRAAIKSPVPEVDVYFHLLLLVRLLDKNELPKATKCSQDLITKIVGQNRRSLDLIAAKCYYYHSRVAELNGNLESIRAFLHSRLRTATLRNDFEGQAVLINCLLRNYLHYYLYDQADKLVNKSVFPETASNNEWARFLYYLGRIKAAKLEYSVAHKQLVQALRKAPQQAAVGFRQTVQKLVIVVELLLGDIPERKVFRQAALRRSLGPYFQLTQAVRLGNLQRFGEVLENFGEQFRQDHTFTLIIRLRHNVIKTAIRSIGLAYSRISPQDIARKLGLDSPEDAEFIVAKAIRDGVIEATLDPEKGYMRSKESTDIYSTREPQLAFHQRISFCLDLHNQSVKAMRYPPKSYGKELESAEERREREQQDLELAKEMAEEDDDGF; encoded by the coding sequence ATGGTGACCCAAGCGGCAACAACGTCGTCTGCCGACAGCCAGCCCATCGTGGACGTAGAGATGGAGAGTGCCGAGGATGCGGAGGCAGCGAAGAAAGACGCAGAGTTGCTAGCAGTCCAGGAGATTCGTGACCATGCCCGACAGATCGACAAGGCGGTCGTAAGCAAGGAGCCACGGTTCATTCTGCGCGTATTGCGATCACTTCCTACGACCCGCAAGAAGCTGGGCCTCGTAGTCGTCCGCTCGCTGGCGGTGCAACTGTATCCGGCCGGATCGGAAAGGGACGGCATTATGGCATACATCGAGGACTATCCGGCTGGGGCACAGGAGCCAGAGCTTCCGCGTCCGCGGGCGGCAATCAAGAGTCCCGTGCCGGAGGTCGATGTGTACTtccatttgttgctgctggtgcggctATTGGACAAAAATGAGCTGCCAAAGGCAACCAAATGCTCGCAGGATCTGATTACGAAGATTGTGGGACAAAATCGCCGCTCGTTGGATCTGATTGCGGCCAAATGCTACTATTATCACTCGCGCGTAGCCGAACTGAACGGCAATCTGGAGAGCATCCGTGCGTTTTTGCACTCCCGGCTGCGTACGGCCACTTTGCGGAACGATTTCGAAGGCCAAGCGGTGCTGATAAACTGTCTGCTGCGCAACTATCTCCACTATTATCTGTACGATCAAGCGGATAAGCTGGTGAACAAGTCGGTATTTCCGGAAACGGCCAGCAACAATGAATGGGCACGTTTCCTGTACTATCTCGGGCGAATTAAGGCAGCCAAGCTAGAGTACAGTGTGGCCCACAAGCAGCTGGTGCAAGCGCTACGCAAAGCGCCTCAACAGGCGGCCGTTGGCTTTCGACAGACTGTACAGAAGCTGGTGATCGTcgtggagctgctgctgggcgatATTCCCGAGCGTAAGGTATTCCGGCAGGCGGCACTACGCCGTTCACTTGGACCGTACTTCCAGCTTACGCAGGCCGTCCGATTGGGAAACCTGCAGCGTTTTGGAGAGGTGCTTGAAAACTTTGGCGAACAGTTCCGCCAAGACCACACCTTTACACTGATCATACGTCTCCGACACAACGTGATCAAGACCGCTATCCGTTCGATCGGTTTGGCCTACTCACGCATCAGCCCGCAGGATATCGCACGAAAGCTTGGCCTCGATTCGCCCGAGGATGCCGAATTCATTGTGGCAAAGGCGATCCGCGACGGTGTCATCGAGGCTACGCTCGACCCCGAGAAAGGCTACATGCGCAGCAAGGAAAGCACTGACATCTATTCCACGCGCGAACCGCAGCTCGCCTTCCATCAGCGTATTTCTTTCTGCTTGGATCTGCACAACCAAAGCGTGAAAGCGATGCGATACCCACCCAAGTCGTACGGCAAGGAGCTTGAGAGTGCCGAGGAAAGAAGGGAACGTGAGCAACAGGACCTCGAGTTGGCCAAGGAGATGGCCGAAGAGGATGATGACGGATTCTAA
- the LOC128273876 gene encoding rho GTPase-activating protein gacF, which yields MICKEDVVNWFRDLKSYNRIDTMCVLLNMCLPFELRFLGTYLEELGRRDAPELRGAELKVNNPQEFIADIASGEPTDRRIRRKMALFLALFRTCNHTYANELFKTLEGWGARGDLQRLFEEDVLQELLLVYTMATNHPVFSFEQRLHCGEIFTKLKSCEPKPAQRSYQQQDSREDSLEHQHQPSHHQHQQPVTQHQHHQQQQQSRHQSMDSLHSNSPQQSPIQQQQQQQHQPVHLPNSTPPPAPGTATLHPALTPNAPMSMQLAPQSGATTTIALSYLGQPGLTQMITNDGSLTTHYMEPLPQPTQLPLQHDFTIPPPGSLATGVPARWAQSVYQQLSHPPPASSPHLSNPSSPIHSRTASPTRIHPNSVQHRISRNQQNDQQQQQQQQSQVQMQSLKTVDEDQTMLMMSQMQVRNGMRPTHSTLPRPSKQSYVSQLPPYHHQQQQQQQQHHSQRGDGTSGGSGNYPSLRDRDIINHQSKSTGSDSGSSIGSDVSPPETPGMVSVSAGGGGGGGGVLHARSSNRSNMRNVNGRLEKLNYSQHQQQQQFAGGDQMVTSVGQNFLITGTVNGAAMSSNGNNGASGSSVVSGPLLISPAAAAPPPPPGSTGTGLLFSTQPFATGPYAGGATGYQTVSTASHLVQQHRQLTTATLPHGNSFRPAPYPPAMQQSTHEGIVYHYHPPAGATVPPSSLPFLPTPPPPGPGPASSTASTQTSLPNLRSSPSQPSVAVATSQQAVVSSLGLLPAKGTGTEYGVTTPTLPLVGTAFGTGAASCYNCGSQKHGGLDCPEASMEDMTRNSNFTLDYNTTSSGPSSVTGSGGTLGVASNNNNNNNLNPSTIISLPPPIDHAPASLDRDNSTSSSSSSSASSSSGVSKSNNNANSANNNGNNSSNSSNNSNNSSLDVPSSLTSASSSSMAAVGEPTGVSGAPASVAAAAVGSNSSSTGSNTTNSNSNNLVNASGK from the exons ATGATTTGTAAGGAGGACGTCGTCAATTGGTTCAGAGATCTGAAGAGTTACAATAGGATAGATACCATGTGCGTCCTGTTAAACATGTGCCTTCCGTTCGAGCTCCGCTTCCTCGGGACATACCTGGAGGAGCTGGGCCGGCGTGACGCACCGGAGCTACGGGGGGCCGAACTGAAGGTGAACAACCCCCAGGAGTTCATAGCGGACATCGCCTCAGGAGAGCCGACGGACCGGCGGATCCGGCGCAAAATGGCCCTCTTCTTGGCGCTCTTCCGCACGTGCAACCACACGTACGCCAACGAGCTGTTCAAAACGCTCGAAGGCTGGGGCGCCCGTGGTGACCTGCAGCGGTTGTTCGAGGAGGACGTCTtgcaggagctgctgctcgtgtacacaatggccaccaaccATCCGGTGTTTTCGTTCGAGCAGCGACTGCATTGTGGTGAGATTTTCACCAAGCTGAAATCCTGTGAGCCAAAGCCTGCGCAGCGGTCATATCAGCAGCAGGACTCACGAGAAGATTCGCTTgagcaccagcatcagccatcgcatcaccagcaccagcagccagttactcagcatcagcatcaccagcaacagcagcaatcgcGGCACCAGTCAATGGATTCGTTGCATAGCAACAGTCCGCAGCAGTCGcccattcagcagcagcaacagcaacagcaccaaccgGTGCACCTGCCAAATtcgacgccaccgccagcaccgggAACGGCCACCCTGCACCCAGCACTGACCCCGAACGCTCCGATGTCAATGCAACTTGCGCCGCAAAGTGGAGCGACCACCACGATCGCTCTCAGCTACCTAGGACAACCCGGTTTGACACAG ATGATCACAAACGATGGCTCGCTGACGACCCATTATATGGAGCCATTGCCCCAGCCGACGCAGTTGCCACTGCAACACGATTTCACGATTCCGCCTCCCGGTTCACTTGCCACAGGCGTGCCTGCCCGGTGGGCACAATCCGTTTATCAACAG TTATCCCACCCACCTCCGGCGTCTTCACCGCATTTGAGCAATCCCTCCTCACCGATACACAGCCGGACCGCAAGTCCGACGCGGATTCATCCTAACAGCGTGCAACACCGAATTAGCCGGAACCAACAAAAcgaccaacagcaacagcaacaacagcaaagcCAAGTGCAGATGCAGAGTTTAAAGACTGTCGACGAG GACCAGACAATGTTGATGATGAGCCAGATGCAAGTGCGGAATGGTATGCGGCCGACACACAGCACACTGCCCCGGCCGTCAAAGCAAAGCTACGTTAGTCAGCTACCGCCatatcaccatcagcagcagcagcagcagcaacaacatcattcCCAACGGGGTGACGGTACCAGCGGAGGAAGTGGGAACTATCCTTCGCTGAGGGACAGGGACATCATAAATCATCAGTCAAAGTCGACCGGCAGCGATTCGGGCAGTTCGATCGGATCCGATGTCTCGCCACCGGAAACACCGGGCATGGTGTCCGTGagtgctggcggcggcggcggaggcggtggtgtGCTGCACGCTCGTTCTTCCAATCGGTCCAACATGCGCAACGTTAATGGGCGGCTGGAGAAGCTGAACTACtctcagcaccagcagcagcaacagtttgcGGGAGGGGATCAAATGGTGACAAGCGTGGGTCAAAATTTTCTCATTACCGGCACGGTTAATGGTGCTGCGATGAGCAGCAATGGCAACAATGGCGCCAGCGGTAGTAGCGTTGTGTCCGGTCCGCTTCTGATtagtcctgctgctgccgcaccgccacctccgcccGGTTCGACCGGAACGGGTCTGCTGTTCAGTACGCAGCCGTTTGCCACCGGTCCGTATGCAGGCGGTGCCACCGGCTACCAAACGGTGTCCACTGCGTCTCACCTGGTGCAGCAACACCGGCAGCTAACGACGGCCACTCTCCCGCACGGTAACTCGTTCCGGCCAGCGCCCTACCCACCGGCGATGCAGCAAAGCACACACGAAGGCATAGTGTACCACTATCATCCGCCTGCTGGGGCCACGGTGCCACCGAGTTCTTTACCGTTCCTCCCGACGCCTCCTCCGCCTGGTCCTGGACCGGCCAGCTCGACGGCCAGCACTCAAACGTCCCTTCCCAATTTACGATCATCCCCGTCAcaaccgtcggtggcggtggccacctcGCAGCAAGCGGTCGTCAGCTCACTTGGTTTGTTACCAGCCAAGGGGACTGGCACTGAATATGGTGTCACCACACCGACGTTACCGTTGGTCGGGACAGCCTTTGGAACCGGGGCGGCCTCTTGTTACAACTGTGGCTCCCAGAAGCACGGTGGTCTCGATTGTCCCGAGGCTTCGATGGAAGACATGACACGCAACTCAAACTTTACGCTCGACTACAACACCACCTCGTCCGGACCGTCGTCGGTAACGGGCAGTGGTGGGACACTGGGAgtggccagcaacaacaacaacaacaacaaccttaATCCTAGCACCATAATCAGTCTGCCGCCACCAATCGATCACGCGCCGGCCAGTCTGGATCGGGACaacagcaccagtagcagcagcagcagtagcgccAGCAGTAGTAGCGGTGTGAGTAAGAGCAACAATAATGCCAAcagcgccaacaacaacggaaacaATAGTAGCAATAGTAGCAACAATAGCAATAACAGTTCGCTAGATGTACCGTCGAGCTTGACGTCGGCGTCGTCCTcctcgatggcggcggtgggtgAGCCTACGGGCGTTAGCGGTGCGCCGGCAagtgttgcagcagcagcagtgggtagcaatagcagcagcaccggcagtaACACCACCAACAGTAATAGTAACAATCTCGTTAACGCCAGTGGTAAGTGA